A region of Reichenbachiella carrageenanivorans DNA encodes the following proteins:
- a CDS encoding L-ribulose-5-phosphate 4-epimerase: protein MLEELKEKVCQANLDLVKHGLVLFTWGNASAIDRNQRLVVIKPSGVSYSQMKSAEMVVVNLAGEVIEGRYKPSSDTATHLELYKAWPEIGGVVHTHSTYATAWAQTGYDIPIVGTTQADYFYGDIPCTRDMSVDEIDRAYELETGKVIIERFENLNPTEMPGVVVKNHGPFTWGRSIEEAVHNSAVMEEIAKMTYISSQINSKMTMNTHLTEKHYKRKHGKNAYYGQ from the coding sequence ATGTTAGAAGAATTGAAAGAAAAAGTGTGTCAAGCCAATTTGGATTTGGTAAAACACGGTTTGGTGTTGTTTACTTGGGGCAATGCCAGTGCGATAGATCGCAATCAGAGACTTGTCGTAATCAAACCCAGTGGTGTCAGTTATAGCCAAATGAAATCAGCAGAAATGGTGGTGGTAAACTTGGCTGGTGAGGTGATCGAAGGGCGGTATAAGCCGTCCTCAGATACCGCTACTCATTTGGAATTGTATAAAGCATGGCCAGAAATAGGCGGTGTTGTACATACCCACTCTACTTATGCTACGGCATGGGCGCAGACAGGGTACGATATCCCAATAGTCGGCACAACTCAAGCAGATTATTTTTATGGGGATATACCTTGTACAAGAGATATGTCTGTGGATGAAATTGACCGAGCCTATGAGTTGGAGACAGGAAAAGTTATAATTGAGAGGTTTGAGAATCTTAACCCCACAGAAATGCCAGGAGTGGTTGTAAAAAATCATGGGCCATTTACTTGGGGTCGATCTATCGAAGAAGCCGTGCATAATAGCGCGGTGATGGAGGAAATAGCCAAAATGACTTATATCTCTTCTCAGATCAATTCAAAGATGACAATGAATACACATCTTACAGAGAAGCATTATAAGAGAAAACATGGCAAAAATGCGTATTACGGTCAGTGA
- a CDS encoding NHL repeat-containing protein → MAKMRITVSDLLVAVWGGLLGVACAPQKYVQHYEFTTIVGAKGGYIDGSLSEARMRSPEGIAVDQYGSLYVTEYRNNMVRKITNDGQVLTLAGKYDHVGAVDGKGEEALFNRPHGLAVARDGTVYVCDMHNHAIRKIRTDGIVSTYAGQMGQSGDADGYRLSARFLKPEAIVIDSEDNIYIADTYNFTIRKIATDGQVTTIAGKAGEAGSSDGPGQEARFNMPMGLAIDGIGSLYVADANYDGEEPGNCTIRKISVGGAVTTIAGRIRKAGHLDGNGLQAEFNRPVGIAVTKEGVVFIADTEADLIRKIDQNGQVSTIGGSYLVEGFQNGIGSEARFKDPQSITVDDQGNLFIADTFNHRIRHGKPVFGTK, encoded by the coding sequence ATGGCAAAAATGCGTATTACGGTCAGTGATCTTTTGGTGGCTGTGTGGGGAGGCCTGCTAGGTGTAGCATGTGCTCCGCAGAAGTATGTGCAGCATTACGAATTTACAACCATAGTAGGAGCTAAAGGCGGCTATATCGATGGAAGCCTATCCGAGGCTAGGATGCGTAGCCCAGAAGGCATTGCTGTGGATCAATATGGCTCGCTATATGTGACAGAATATAGAAATAATATGGTTAGAAAAATCACTAACGATGGCCAAGTGCTCACCTTGGCAGGCAAATATGATCATGTAGGGGCTGTAGACGGTAAGGGAGAGGAGGCATTATTCAACAGGCCACATGGGTTGGCAGTTGCGCGAGATGGAACGGTGTACGTGTGTGATATGCACAATCATGCCATTCGCAAGATTAGAACAGACGGTATCGTCAGTACTTATGCAGGGCAGATGGGGCAATCGGGCGATGCAGATGGTTATCGGTTAAGCGCTCGTTTTTTGAAGCCAGAGGCCATTGTTATTGACAGTGAGGACAATATTTATATAGCTGATACTTATAATTTCACAATTCGAAAAATAGCAACAGATGGTCAGGTGACTACTATTGCAGGAAAGGCAGGCGAGGCAGGTAGTTCAGATGGACCTGGTCAGGAAGCACGATTCAATATGCCCATGGGATTAGCTATTGATGGTATAGGAAGTCTATATGTGGCAGATGCTAACTATGATGGGGAAGAACCTGGCAATTGCACGATTCGGAAAATATCAGTTGGCGGAGCAGTGACGACCATCGCAGGTCGAATAAGAAAAGCAGGCCACCTAGATGGCAATGGCTTACAAGCAGAATTCAATCGGCCTGTAGGCATTGCTGTGACCAAAGAGGGTGTGGTCTTTATCGCAGATACAGAAGCAGATTTGATTCGAAAAATAGATCAAAATGGACAAGTTTCTACCATCGGAGGAAGCTATTTGGTCGAAGGGTTTCAAAACGGGATCGGGAGTGAGGCAAGGTTTAAAGACCCCCAATCAATCACTGTAGACGACCAAGGAAATTTATTCATTGCAGACACTTTCAACCATCGAATTAGGCATGGTAAGCCAGTTTTTGGAACAAAATAG
- a CDS encoding glycoside hydrolase family 27 protein codes for MDNYIFRVQMLMLFCFISVCAIAQKTAQTLAPTPPMGFITWNLFEGNISEDMVKSIADAMVETGMKDAGYEYVIIDDLWQGDRDENGVLHPDYSKFPNGMKALADYVHSKGLKFGIYTDIAPLTCAGEEGSYGYEAIDAQTFAEWGVDYIKCDYCYAPKDIFTAVERYGKFIKEVRKQDKKMVFALCEWGKRSPWLWGESIDAQLWRTTWDLRDTWEHGSYGVRNNGIMECLDIQAHLHEYAKPGHWNDMDMLVVGLYGKGKATSANGAIGCTDTEYEAHMGLWSLLASTLFVTCDIREMNAETQRILMNKEIIAVNQDPLGRQAKRIFKSGVQEFWAKPLKDGGYAIGFLNRDDHDTLEMTLDLSKLKLSQVKARDLWTHTDLGMYQGEISLSVKPHECRVIRIK; via the coding sequence ATGGATAATTATATTTTTCGTGTACAAATGTTAATGCTGTTTTGTTTCATTTCTGTTTGTGCTATTGCACAAAAAACAGCACAGACATTGGCACCAACTCCGCCAATGGGTTTTATCACTTGGAACCTTTTTGAAGGCAACATCAGTGAAGACATGGTCAAGAGCATTGCTGATGCTATGGTCGAAACAGGGATGAAAGACGCTGGATATGAATATGTCATCATAGATGATCTCTGGCAAGGAGATCGAGATGAAAATGGGGTACTTCATCCCGATTATTCAAAATTTCCTAATGGGATGAAAGCACTGGCCGACTATGTGCATAGTAAAGGGCTGAAATTTGGAATCTATACAGATATAGCACCTTTGACCTGTGCAGGAGAAGAAGGGAGCTATGGCTATGAGGCTATCGATGCACAGACCTTTGCCGAATGGGGAGTAGATTATATCAAGTGCGATTATTGCTATGCCCCCAAGGATATATTTACAGCAGTAGAACGCTACGGAAAATTCATTAAGGAAGTACGTAAGCAAGACAAAAAAATGGTATTTGCCTTGTGCGAATGGGGTAAACGCTCGCCTTGGCTTTGGGGAGAGTCCATTGATGCGCAGCTCTGGAGGACGACATGGGATTTGAGAGATACTTGGGAGCACGGCAGCTATGGCGTACGCAACAATGGCATTATGGAATGTCTCGATATTCAGGCACATCTGCATGAGTATGCCAAGCCCGGGCATTGGAACGATATGGATATGCTCGTCGTCGGTCTATATGGGAAAGGGAAAGCAACCTCTGCAAACGGTGCTATTGGATGTACAGATACCGAATATGAGGCTCATATGGGATTGTGGTCGCTCTTAGCGTCAACGCTCTTTGTGACTTGTGATATCCGTGAGATGAATGCGGAGACCCAACGTATTTTGATGAATAAAGAGATCATTGCAGTCAATCAAGATCCATTAGGAAGACAGGCTAAAAGAATATTCAAATCGGGTGTTCAAGAGTTTTGGGCTAAGCCACTGAAGGATGGTGGGTATGCTATCGGGTTTCTCAACAGAGACGATCACGATACTTTGGAAATGACCTTGGACCTGAGCAAACTAAAGCTCAGCCAAGTCAAAGCACGTGATTTGTGGACACATACTGATTTGGGTATGTATCAGGGTGAAATATCACTGTCCGTAAAACCACATGAATGTAGGGTCATTAGGATCAAATGA
- a CDS encoding sulfatase, whose protein sequence is MMNKQILSIFWAVSCLFFVSEKVNAQEHKKYNFLFIAVDDLNDWTGFAGGHPQTQTPNMDLLAASGVVFDKAYCAAAVCNPSRSALMTGIRPSSSGVYGNQNYFRDSEVLKEILTIPEYLTQHGYKTMAKGKIFHSPNGPWANSEVWGEYEKISGYFGETVKKDGFMANGIPNGVIDQNLEWGPTDAKLEETSDYQNTQWAASQLQKEHDKPFFLACGLTRPHLKWEVPKAFFDKFPEEEMIVPDILESDLDDIPSGAHAKTKNYTGIKKYNKQRSAVQAYLANINYADTCIGVVLDALAKSKYAENTVVILWGDHGWHLGEKLHYKKATLWEEATRVPLIIKVPGMTPVGASCPRTVNLMDLYPTIVALADIPKNESNEGNDITPLLMNPMADWQYPSLTTQGENRHSVRDERYRYTRYDDGSEELYDHSVDSLEWINLADHPKYAQIKTRLEKAMPTENVPEIVRTKN, encoded by the coding sequence ATGATGAACAAGCAAATACTTAGCATATTTTGGGCAGTGAGTTGCCTGTTTTTTGTATCAGAAAAAGTGAATGCTCAGGAGCATAAAAAGTATAATTTCTTATTTATAGCTGTAGATGATCTGAATGATTGGACGGGATTTGCAGGTGGCCATCCCCAGACCCAAACTCCCAATATGGATCTATTAGCCGCATCAGGGGTGGTTTTTGATAAGGCGTATTGTGCCGCTGCGGTCTGTAACCCTTCTCGTTCAGCTTTGATGACTGGTATTCGCCCATCATCTTCAGGTGTATATGGTAATCAGAACTATTTTAGAGATTCAGAGGTGCTAAAGGAGATATTGACTATTCCTGAATATTTGACCCAACATGGGTATAAAACGATGGCCAAAGGTAAAATTTTTCATAGTCCCAATGGACCCTGGGCGAATTCAGAAGTTTGGGGTGAGTATGAGAAAATAAGTGGCTATTTTGGGGAAACGGTAAAAAAAGATGGGTTTATGGCAAATGGGATTCCCAATGGAGTGATTGATCAAAACCTCGAATGGGGCCCAACAGATGCAAAACTGGAAGAAACTAGCGATTATCAAAATACACAATGGGCAGCTTCTCAGTTGCAAAAGGAACACGACAAACCATTCTTCTTGGCTTGCGGTTTGACAAGACCCCATTTGAAATGGGAAGTTCCCAAAGCTTTCTTTGATAAATTTCCCGAAGAGGAGATGATCGTACCTGATATTCTAGAGTCTGATCTAGACGATATTCCGTCTGGAGCCCATGCGAAGACTAAAAATTATACAGGGATTAAAAAATACAACAAGCAAAGATCTGCTGTTCAGGCTTATTTGGCCAACATTAATTATGCAGATACCTGTATTGGTGTGGTGTTGGACGCACTAGCTAAAAGTAAATATGCCGAGAATACTGTAGTTATCTTATGGGGAGACCATGGTTGGCACTTAGGAGAAAAACTACACTACAAGAAGGCCACATTGTGGGAAGAAGCCACTAGAGTACCTTTGATTATTAAAGTACCTGGAATGACGCCTGTAGGAGCCAGTTGCCCACGCACCGTCAATTTAATGGATCTATACCCTACAATTGTAGCGCTGGCAGATATACCCAAAAATGAAAGCAATGAAGGGAACGACATCACTCCATTGCTTATGAATCCAATGGCTGATTGGCAATATCCTTCGCTCACCACTCAAGGCGAAAACAGACATTCGGTTAGAGATGAGAGGTACCGGTATACGCGGTACGATGATGGATCAGAAGAATTGTATGACCATTCGGTCGATTCACTTGAATGGATCAACTTAGCCGATCATCCAAAATATGCTCAAATCAAAACTAGATTGGAGAAAGCTATGCCGACCGAAAACGTGCCGGAAATTGTCAGGACAAAGAACTAG
- a CDS encoding carbohydrate-binding family 9-like protein, which translates to MMKKTLIPVAKQQNDSLEKIDQFQGSINCNNWDYPTDTKVDFTIHHGGQSIYLNYDVAESYTKALYSQINEPVWEDSCVEFFISFDGKYYYNFEFNCIGNVLGGYGNGRRDRKMISPKILQSINTFPSLGRSPIDLGATHSKWSLEIVIPLEAFAFDRIESFNQLNAYMNLYKCGDKLQKPHFLSWQPISVATPDFHLPAFFGYITFE; encoded by the coding sequence ATGATGAAAAAAACACTTATCCCCGTAGCCAAACAGCAAAACGACTCTCTCGAGAAAATAGATCAATTCCAAGGCAGTATCAATTGTAATAATTGGGATTATCCTACGGATACTAAAGTGGATTTCACCATCCATCATGGTGGCCAATCTATTTATTTGAACTACGACGTAGCTGAGTCATATACCAAAGCGCTCTATTCCCAAATCAATGAACCCGTCTGGGAAGATAGCTGTGTTGAATTTTTCATCTCATTCGATGGAAAATACTATTACAACTTTGAATTTAATTGTATCGGCAATGTGCTTGGTGGGTATGGGAATGGTCGACGCGATCGAAAAATGATAAGTCCCAAAATACTTCAATCCATAAACACATTCCCTTCTCTTGGCAGATCTCCTATAGACCTGGGAGCTACTCATAGCAAATGGTCATTAGAAATCGTAATCCCTTTAGAAGCATTTGCATTTGATCGGATCGAATCATTCAATCAGTTAAACGCCTATATGAATTTGTATAAGTGTGGTGATAAACTTCAAAAACCACATTTCTTGTCTTGGCAACCCATCTCAGTAGCAACTCCAGATTTCCATTTGCCGGCATTTTTCGGCTACATCACTTTTGAATAA
- a CDS encoding alpha-galactosidase, which yields MKLLSQLGWISLVCLLACAQDTTIQEQQILNKSVGKTPIMGWSSWNHFHTNIDQRLIKETAEAMVSSGMADAGYQYVNIDDGYFGFRDRQNRLHAHEHKFPDGMKAISDYIHELGLKAGIYSEAGRHTCATKWDNDDHGFFAGMYGYEEQDMSLMLNEWGYDFIKVDYCDGFWKKMDEKKRYTAISEAITKTNKEVVFNVCRWTFPGTWVKGLADSWRISADIKPTFESICSIIDTAAYLAQYAEPGNFNDMDMLQVGRGMTYEEDKAHFSMWCIMASPLLSGNDLRKMSQKTIDILTNEEVIAINQDVAGIQAQKVYDQGDLELWVKPLGGRQSPTRAIAMFNRSDKPHTMTVTWQQAGIAGKAMVRDLWDHTDRGVFENEYTALVPSHGIVLVQVDAENSTVPSSYEAEYAYMNLYHVTDMADYVLNENASGGAVAVAVGGHEDNWIEWQHVYVPNDGNYMVELELIGQVEVAIEVVVNEGDAQILKTKKPPAMQVYLKKGYNKIRINNKEEVLPPIDKINILKQQV from the coding sequence ATGAAATTATTGAGTCAATTGGGTTGGATCAGTTTGGTCTGTTTGCTAGCCTGTGCACAGGATACAACGATCCAAGAACAGCAGATATTAAATAAATCAGTAGGAAAGACACCTATCATGGGGTGGAGTAGTTGGAACCATTTTCATACCAATATAGACCAGCGATTGATCAAAGAGACTGCTGAAGCCATGGTGTCATCAGGAATGGCTGATGCAGGTTATCAATATGTGAATATTGATGATGGCTATTTTGGTTTTAGAGATCGGCAGAATCGCTTACATGCACATGAGCATAAATTTCCAGATGGGATGAAGGCGATTTCAGATTATATACATGAATTAGGCCTAAAGGCAGGAATTTATTCAGAGGCTGGGAGGCATACTTGTGCGACCAAATGGGACAACGATGATCATGGTTTTTTTGCTGGCATGTATGGGTATGAAGAACAGGACATGTCTTTGATGCTAAATGAGTGGGGGTACGATTTTATCAAAGTAGATTATTGTGATGGGTTTTGGAAAAAAATGGATGAAAAAAAGCGGTATACAGCCATTTCAGAAGCCATAACCAAAACCAACAAAGAAGTAGTGTTTAATGTCTGTAGATGGACTTTTCCTGGTACATGGGTAAAAGGCTTAGCAGACTCGTGGCGTATCTCCGCCGATATCAAACCTACTTTTGAGAGTATTTGTAGCATTATAGATACAGCGGCCTATCTGGCACAATATGCTGAACCAGGAAATTTCAACGATATGGATATGCTGCAAGTAGGGCGAGGGATGACCTATGAGGAGGACAAAGCACATTTCAGTATGTGGTGTATCATGGCTTCTCCATTATTGTCTGGTAATGATTTGAGGAAGATGTCTCAAAAGACCATTGATATTCTTACCAACGAAGAAGTGATTGCCATCAATCAGGACGTGGCTGGCATCCAAGCACAGAAAGTTTATGATCAGGGCGATTTAGAGCTTTGGGTTAAACCACTTGGAGGTAGACAAAGCCCAACAAGAGCAATCGCAATGTTCAATAGGTCAGATAAACCACACACTATGACCGTGACCTGGCAGCAGGCTGGTATAGCAGGGAAGGCCATGGTAAGGGACTTGTGGGACCATACTGATAGGGGTGTTTTTGAAAATGAATATACTGCATTAGTGCCTTCGCATGGTATTGTGTTGGTCCAAGTAGATGCGGAAAACAGTACAGTTCCTTCATCTTATGAAGCAGAGTATGCTTACATGAATTTGTATCATGTAACTGATATGGCGGATTATGTACTTAACGAAAATGCCTCAGGGGGGGCTGTAGCAGTAGCAGTAGGTGGGCATGAGGACAATTGGATAGAATGGCAACACGTCTATGTGCCCAATGACGGTAACTACATGGTAGAATTGGAGCTGATAGGTCAAGTAGAGGTGGCTATCGAGGTTGTAGTTAATGAAGGTGATGCACAAATATTAAAAACAAAAAAGCCTCCTGCTATGCAGGTCTACTTGAAGAAAGGTTACAATAAAATTAGGATCAATAACAAAGAGGAGGTATTGCCTCCAATAGATAAGATTAACATTTTAAAACAACAGGTTTAA
- a CDS encoding DUF4838 domain-containing protein, protein MKRILLFIHLCTLGLASCYASDSLTVVSDAASAYAILIDSNDPESVSEAAKELQRLVEKSSGVLLPITNEPTEGKMIIIGSAAQAYGVDASGLAHDNFYMKVTEEHIILSGKDGDITNGYRKIPANSHYQFYNLEKFRESLSAGSYYATIEFLREYIGVRWYMPTELGEEVPQLATIKCPAELDTLIKPFFKQRRMDFTEWNNNDVKKAISGHAYNKIENIDASLKWGRHLRHTHPVVMENGHGWRHWIPANVISNATIAKDAEIPSGGYGPLYPEYFALVSENRQTEYRSAAQHGGQLSVAYEPMIEQYANNIIKYREKNANVWQYSLAQNDGGTHCECELCTAWDPIPQDMKKPTDELFLTDRFLKFQKQVSDLVTAKYPDTHFMMTAYHETGRAPIRESVPDNFFVQGFYNYFPNRYYLDNKKQAFQEAVEGWGALTENYRFSSFYFAYGNHSLPWSTKEAQIWLIKTLADNGVQYFENIYGSQFPMIGQLGPDQWLVSQLVWNPEQDPELLLQDWYEGGFTPEIGALIRDYYETIEEEMAIESKKYTDFWNGRTKNQLKIDVDVLTRVRSKCDLLIKQAKELAKAQPERIQWRVKQVSDTWDFTVLTLDAQNASKLARSNPTDQNYSIAYTLGLQRDAMIYDPSKSFSISPQAVEVSESKASVGIIIEEVDFEQKTLSLPLVETIPDWDAGSLGAWMSQGASIGAGDHQFKDNKSTEPIEPAVSTTGSVFYDEDGIYVIISAKEPNMADLVVSADPSKPWQGDDIEVFFTPSGGTDEYFQFVVGPENDGVAISLLGDTGHDETYAPEWKHKTYKDDQSWAAQLYIPWKDLGGKPDKGDQWKANFYRTRQTGGGTPSYMAWSPTGSGFANPSMFGNITFSGSSVTLDIASRDTVSVTVYPNPSRKIIKFEGSDYFESKLDSVSIFAGDGAVMFSAKIKEMRRIDVSELKTGIYVVVFELSDGQRINRKVLIENN, encoded by the coding sequence ATGAAACGAATATTACTTTTTATCCATTTATGTACGCTGGGCTTAGCGTCTTGTTATGCTTCAGATTCATTGACTGTCGTGTCTGATGCTGCATCGGCCTATGCTATTTTGATAGATAGCAATGACCCAGAGTCTGTATCTGAGGCAGCCAAAGAGCTTCAGCGACTTGTCGAAAAATCGTCTGGAGTGTTGCTGCCAATTACAAACGAACCAACAGAAGGGAAGATGATCATTATAGGCAGTGCTGCACAAGCCTATGGAGTGGATGCTTCAGGGTTGGCACACGATAACTTTTATATGAAAGTCACGGAGGAGCATATCATCCTGTCAGGAAAAGATGGGGATATCACCAATGGTTATCGTAAGATTCCAGCCAACTCACACTATCAATTTTATAACCTAGAAAAATTTAGAGAGTCTCTCAGTGCAGGTAGTTATTATGCAACCATAGAATTTTTACGTGAGTATATAGGAGTTAGATGGTACATGCCAACTGAACTTGGTGAAGAGGTGCCACAGCTGGCTACAATAAAATGCCCAGCAGAACTAGATACATTGATTAAACCATTCTTTAAACAACGTAGAATGGATTTTACAGAATGGAATAACAATGATGTAAAAAAAGCGATAAGTGGTCATGCCTATAATAAAATTGAGAATATTGATGCCAGCCTAAAGTGGGGGCGTCATCTGCGACATACACATCCAGTCGTAATGGAAAATGGGCATGGCTGGCGACATTGGATCCCAGCCAATGTAATATCCAACGCAACAATTGCCAAGGATGCTGAAATCCCTAGCGGAGGATATGGACCGCTATATCCAGAATACTTTGCTCTGGTCAGTGAAAATCGACAAACCGAGTATCGAAGTGCTGCCCAGCATGGCGGACAATTGAGTGTGGCTTATGAGCCAATGATAGAGCAGTATGCCAACAATATCATTAAGTATCGAGAAAAAAATGCCAATGTATGGCAATACAGTTTGGCACAGAATGACGGCGGCACACATTGCGAATGTGAGCTATGTACAGCTTGGGATCCCATACCACAAGACATGAAAAAACCAACAGACGAACTGTTTCTGACGGATCGGTTTTTGAAATTTCAAAAGCAAGTGTCGGACCTTGTAACGGCTAAGTATCCCGATACACATTTTATGATGACGGCCTATCACGAAACTGGCCGTGCGCCTATCAGAGAATCCGTGCCTGATAACTTCTTTGTACAGGGCTTCTACAATTATTTTCCCAATAGGTATTATTTGGACAACAAAAAACAAGCATTTCAAGAAGCTGTAGAAGGCTGGGGCGCACTTACAGAGAACTATCGTTTTAGCAGTTTTTATTTTGCTTATGGTAATCACTCTTTGCCTTGGTCTACTAAAGAGGCTCAAATTTGGTTGATTAAAACGTTGGCTGACAATGGGGTTCAATACTTCGAAAATATATACGGTAGTCAATTTCCTATGATTGGTCAGTTGGGCCCTGATCAATGGCTAGTGAGTCAGCTGGTTTGGAATCCCGAACAAGACCCTGAGCTACTACTCCAGGACTGGTATGAAGGGGGGTTTACGCCTGAAATTGGCGCATTGATTCGTGACTATTATGAAACCATCGAGGAAGAGATGGCTATAGAATCTAAAAAATACACGGATTTTTGGAATGGACGAACTAAGAATCAACTCAAGATCGACGTCGATGTATTGACCCGTGTCCGTAGTAAGTGTGACCTGTTGATCAAGCAAGCAAAGGAATTGGCGAAAGCCCAGCCCGAACGTATTCAATGGCGAGTAAAACAGGTAAGCGATACTTGGGATTTTACTGTACTGACATTGGACGCCCAGAATGCCTCTAAATTGGCTCGGTCAAATCCTACGGATCAAAACTACAGTATTGCTTATACCTTAGGGCTACAGCGAGACGCCATGATTTATGACCCATCCAAGAGTTTTTCTATATCTCCGCAGGCTGTAGAGGTATCTGAGTCGAAGGCTAGCGTTGGGATCATAATAGAAGAGGTAGATTTTGAACAAAAAACGTTAAGCCTCCCCTTGGTAGAAACTATACCAGATTGGGATGCAGGGTCACTGGGTGCATGGATGAGTCAAGGTGCGTCTATTGGTGCAGGAGATCATCAATTCAAGGATAATAAGAGCACGGAACCGATAGAGCCTGCGGTGAGTACGACTGGTAGTGTTTTTTATGATGAGGATGGGATATATGTGATCATATCAGCCAAAGAACCCAATATGGCAGACCTAGTAGTATCGGCTGATCCATCCAAGCCTTGGCAAGGAGACGATATCGAAGTGTTTTTTACTCCGTCTGGTGGTACGGATGAATATTTCCAATTTGTCGTTGGACCAGAGAATGATGGTGTGGCTATTTCGCTCTTAGGAGACACAGGGCATGATGAAACGTATGCACCAGAATGGAAACATAAAACGTATAAAGACGATCAGTCATGGGCTGCTCAGCTATACATACCTTGGAAAGATCTCGGAGGAAAACCTGATAAAGGAGATCAGTGGAAGGCTAATTTTTATAGAACTAGACAAACAGGAGGTGGTACTCCGTCTTATATGGCGTGGTCGCCCACAGGTAGTGGATTTGCCAACCCATCAATGTTTGGCAACATTACATTTTCGGGAAGTTCTGTCACCTTAGATATTGCCTCAAGAGATACGGTTTCTGTTACGGTATATCCTAATCCCTCCCGAAAAATAATCAAGTTCGAGGGGAGCGACTATTTCGAATCGAAGCTAGATTCTGTGTCAATATTTGCAGGGGATGGAGCGGTTATGTTTTCTGCTAAAATCAAAGAAATGAGACGAATAGATGTTTCAGAATTGAAGACTGGAATATATGTAGTTGTTTTCGAACTATCCGATGGACAACGAATTAACAGGAAGGTATTAATTGAAAATAATTAA
- a CDS encoding glycoside hydrolase family 27 protein, which produces MNRIIILAITLLGLNPIYAQQEKILAPTPPMGFISWNLFEGNISEDIVKSLADAMVENGLKDAGYEYIILDDLWHGERDENGNIQPDPKKFPNGIKVVADYVHSKGLKFGIYTDIAEKTCAGMEGSLGFETQDAQTYAAWGVDYIKCDYCYAPKDVWTAVERYTKFIEAVRATDRDIVFALCEWGQRSPWLWGERVGAQLWRTTWDLRDTWEHGRYGQGYNGIMEALDRQVGLEQYAGPGHWNDPDMLVIGLKGTGSSSSARGAAGCTSVEYEAQMGLWSLLAAPLLMTCDIRDMDADTKRILTNKEVIAINQDVLGKQASRVLKNEQKEIFVKPLADGSWAVGLLNRNGNKTTEITLDLSKQLKINGEKVRVRDLWLHKDLGEFDGTVALDVAPHQCRMLRIEVL; this is translated from the coding sequence ATGAATAGGATTATCATATTAGCAATCACTTTATTGGGGTTGAACCCAATATATGCGCAGCAAGAAAAAATATTGGCACCGACCCCTCCAATGGGTTTCATTTCTTGGAATTTATTCGAAGGCAATATTAGTGAGGATATAGTAAAGTCTCTGGCTGATGCGATGGTTGAAAATGGGTTGAAAGATGCAGGGTATGAATACATCATATTGGATGACCTGTGGCATGGCGAACGTGATGAGAATGGAAACATCCAGCCAGACCCAAAAAAATTTCCGAATGGGATCAAAGTAGTTGCAGACTATGTGCATTCCAAAGGATTGAAGTTTGGTATATATACTGATATAGCGGAGAAAACGTGTGCAGGTATGGAAGGCAGTTTAGGGTTTGAAACACAAGATGCCCAAACGTATGCTGCATGGGGTGTAGATTATATCAAATGTGATTATTGCTACGCACCAAAGGATGTGTGGACGGCAGTGGAGAGATACACGAAATTTATCGAAGCCGTGAGAGCCACAGATAGAGACATTGTATTTGCTCTATGCGAATGGGGACAGCGGTCGCCATGGTTGTGGGGTGAGCGTGTAGGTGCGCAGTTGTGGCGTACGACTTGGGACCTGAGGGATACATGGGAGCATGGTCGATACGGCCAAGGGTATAATGGTATCATGGAAGCACTCGATCGTCAAGTTGGTTTGGAGCAATACGCAGGTCCAGGGCATTGGAATGATCCTGACATGTTGGTGATTGGACTAAAGGGCACGGGGTCTTCATCGTCTGCGAGAGGAGCTGCTGGATGTACATCAGTCGAATACGAAGCGCAGATGGGATTGTGGTCTTTGCTAGCGGCACCGCTATTGATGACGTGTGATATTCGAGATATGGATGCAGATACTAAACGCATATTGACGAATAAGGAAGTGATCGCAATTAATCAGGATGTTTTGGGTAAGCAAGCTTCTCGTGTACTGAAGAATGAACAAAAGGAGATCTTTGTTAAACCTTTGGCCGATGGGTCATGGGCGGTGGGGCTGCTCAATCGTAATGGTAACAAGACCACCGAAATCACTTTGGATCTCAGTAAGCAACTGAAAATAAATGGGGAAAAAGTGCGTGTCCGAGACTTATGGTTGCACAAGGATCTTGGAGAGTTTGATGGTACAGTAGCCTTAGACGTAGCACCTCATCAATGTCGTATGTTGAGAATAGAGGTGTTGTGA